One window of Marinobacterium aestuarii genomic DNA carries:
- a CDS encoding collagen-like triple helix repeat-containing protein, whose product MPINNVRKYLSVLLAASLLAGCQGNQTVTQTSDGGGGGTPVDGGDTDGGTATPGKTTLTAKIVTDVADTVDSTGNLVRTLGTTISQQNLPMVGSITSGTGEVLVNTGDAVGTLATGLNDGLGSLTENENALGTTLAGVTGATSEIGNGVEILGTTIESVNTMPVFAQLDAQTGLLTTLGGTASELGLVRTCLIPSPSR is encoded by the coding sequence ATGCCCATTAACAACGTACGAAAATACCTGTCCGTATTGCTTGCAGCTTCCCTCCTGGCCGGTTGCCAAGGCAACCAAACTGTCACTCAGACATCAGACGGTGGTGGCGGCGGCACTCCTGTTGATGGTGGCGACACCGACGGCGGGACAGCGACTCCGGGAAAAACCACTCTTACTGCTAAGATCGTGACGGATGTTGCCGACACTGTGGATTCTACCGGCAACCTGGTAAGAACCCTAGGCACAACCATCAGCCAGCAAAACCTGCCAATGGTGGGCTCCATAACCAGCGGAACTGGTGAAGTCCTGGTCAACACCGGTGACGCTGTTGGCACTCTGGCTACTGGACTGAATGATGGCCTGGGATCATTGACCGAAAACGAGAACGCTCTGGGGACTACCCTGGCAGGCGTTACCGGTGCGACATCCGAGATCGGCAACGGGGTTGAAATACTCGGCACGACCATCGAGTCAGTGAATACAATGCCGGTATTCGCCCAACTGGATGCACAGACCGGCCTGCTCACAACGCTGGGCGGTACTGCCTCCGAACTTGGCCTCGTACGGACCTGTCTGATACCCTCACCCTCGCGCTAA
- a CDS encoding collagen-like triple helix repeat-containing protein → MTTELTGVIRPLIAETEGGTQVIGQALVVGPVATSLLEQSGTAVVILGGDLANNDNAVLASTGGTVQGVGRLVIDAGGLLSLADATDTGEALDLNNLLAGLDNNGSPLDALDSVLGADNGNLLSSVTDTVEGLTGGLSGTDGGLLSPVTDAVGGLTGGLAGTDGGLLSPVTDVVDGLTSGGLTGTDVGLIDPLLDTVDGLTGGLLGGDGGLLDPVTGTTDGLQSGDGDLLGSATDILGGLTGTGLPSSETIANEGLVDTLDNTLLDPLVGGLL, encoded by the coding sequence TTGACAACAGAATTGACAGGTGTGATTCGTCCTTTGATCGCAGAAACCGAAGGAGGCACACAGGTTATCGGTCAGGCTTTGGTCGTCGGCCCAGTGGCCACTAGCCTTCTGGAGCAGTCAGGTACCGCAGTTGTAATACTGGGCGGTGATCTTGCCAACAATGACAACGCCGTTCTGGCCAGCACCGGCGGAACAGTACAGGGCGTGGGCCGCCTGGTTATTGACGCCGGCGGACTTCTCTCCCTGGCTGATGCCACTGATACCGGTGAAGCTCTGGATCTTAACAATCTGCTAGCCGGACTGGATAACAATGGCAGCCCCTTGGACGCTCTCGACTCCGTACTAGGCGCTGACAATGGCAACCTCCTCAGTTCCGTTACTGATACTGTAGAGGGTCTGACTGGGGGACTATCAGGCACAGATGGCGGCCTGCTGAGTCCTGTGACCGATGCCGTAGGCGGACTGACCGGTGGGCTCGCGGGTACTGACGGCGGCCTGCTGAGCCCAGTGACTGACGTCGTAGATGGACTGACCAGCGGTGGACTGACGGGGACTGATGTCGGCCTGATCGACCCTCTACTCGATACCGTCGATGGACTGACCGGTGGGCTGCTCGGCGGTGACGGAGGCCTGCTGGATCCTGTAACCGGCACGACTGATGGGCTCCAGTCTGGTGACGGCGACCTCCTGGGATCGGCAACCGATATACTGGGCGGCCTGACGGGTACAGGCCTTCCCTCTTCGGAAACTATTGCTAATGAGGGGCTGGTAGATACCCTTGACAATACACTTCTGGATCCTCTGGTCGGTGGATTACTGTAA